One genomic region from Lepidochelys kempii isolate rLepKem1 chromosome 19, rLepKem1.hap2, whole genome shotgun sequence encodes:
- the DCDC2B gene encoding doublecortin domain-containing protein 2B isoform X1: MSSNTIALAPVAKNVMVYRNGDSFFRGRKFVVNQRQFLTFEAFLNEVTSTIHASVAVRNIYTPRQGHRVTELEELQNGCPYVAAGFERFKKLDYLNPGMKQLSGSRKKNGMQIRPVAPQKLNMAARWQKNVHLPCIIHVFRNGDLLSPPFRLLLSKSTLQEWDAILGLLTERANLRSGAVRKLCRLDGVPVSSGKELVNGEYYVAIGVEKYKNLPYFELLVPENSKHRALRNHPNNRRRIHNHGFGKSYATSQDGASDSALIDPPQQPDYRRVQSTGNEEKDKTPVPSPAVHRQAGKYPCKEEESVFHAKPVRAGQNRKNSRNMQHWPDQEEGSVYKVKDPRKEMRGAQEVVEDEYTKMELPVDQRAAETVEEVIPKSKMTPHSKSKLWFQIPHCVGGNVNMSITGMYNKWRLHHGLQQCGTLGDLEGRLEEDRDTNFLHRILHVN, from the exons ATGAGCTCTAACACAATTGCTCTGGCCCCTGTGGCCAAGAATGTGATGGTATATCGCAATGGGGACTCCTTCTTCCGTGGAAGGAAGTTTGTGGTGAACCAGCGCCAGTTCCTGACCTTTGAAGCGTTTCTGAATGAGGTGACCAGCACCATTCATGCCTCTGTAGCTGTGAGGAACATCTACACCCCCAGGCAGGGCCACCGGGTCACTGAGCTAGAGGAGCTGCAGAATGGATGCCCGTATGTGGCAGCTGGCTTTGAGCGGTTCAAAAAGTTAGA CTATTTAAACCCTGGAATGAAGCagctcagtgggagcaggaaaaaaaatggcaTGCAG ATCCGCCCCGTTGCTCCCCAGAAGCTGAACATGGCAGCGCGATGGCAGAAGAATGTCCACCTGCCCTGCATTATACA TGTTTTCCGGAATGGGGATTTGCTGAGCCCCCCTTTCCGACTGCTGCTCTCCAAGAGCACCCTGCAGGAGTGGGATGCCATCCTGGGCCTGCTGACTGAGAGAGCCAATCTGCGCAGTGGAGCTGTTCGAAA GCTCTGCCGGCTGGATGGAGTCCCAGTCTCCAGTGGCAAGGAGTTGGTGAACGGTGAATACTATGTGGCGATAGGGGTGGAGAAGTACAAAAATCTGCCCTACTTTGAGCTGCTGGTGCCTGAGAATTCTAAGCACCGGGCATTACG GAACCATCCAAATAACAGACGCAGGATCCACAATCACGGG TTTGGTAAAAGCTATGCCACTTCCCAGGATGGAGCTAGTGATTCTGCCCTCATTGATCCACCTCAGCAG CCAGACTATCGCAGGGTGCAGTCCACAGGAAATGAAGAGAAAGACAAGACCCCTGTTCCTTCtccagcagtgcacagacaagccGGGAAATATCCATGCAAAGAGGAAGAGTCTGTTTTCCATGCTAAGCCTGTCCGTGCAGGACAAAACAGGAAGAATAGCAGGAACATGCAACACTGGCCTGACCAAG AAGAGGGAAGTGTCTATAAAGTGAAAGACCCGAGGAAGGAGATGCGAGGTGCCCAGGAAGTTGTGGAGGACGAATACACAAAGATGGAGCTACCTGTTGATCAG agAGCTGCCGAGACTGTGGAAGAAGTTATACCAAAAAGCAAAATGACTCCTCACAGCAAG agtaAACTCTGGTTCCAAATCCCTCACTGTGTGGGTGGGAATGTCAACATGTCCATCACGGGAATGTACAATAAATGGAGATTACACCATGGACTCCAGCAGTGTGGAACTTTGGGAGACTTAGAAGGGAGGTTGGAGGAAGATCGGGACACTAATTTTTTGCATAGGATTCTGCACGTAAATTAA
- the DCDC2B gene encoding doublecortin domain-containing protein 2B isoform X3 gives MSSNTIALAPVAKNVMVYRNGDSFFRGRKFVVNQRQFLTFEAFLNEVTSTIHASVAVRNIYTPRQGHRVTELEELQNGCPYVAAGFERFKKLDYLNPGMKQLSGSRKKNGMQIRPVAPQKLNMAARWQKNVHLPCIIHVFRNGDLLSPPFRLLLSKSTLQEWDAILGLLTERANLRSGAVRKLCRLDGVPVSSGKELVNGEYYVAIGVEKYKNLPYFELLVPENSKHRALRNHPNNRRRIHNHGFGKSYATSQDGASDSALIDPPQQPDYRRVQSTGNEEKDKTPVPSPAVHRQAGKYPCKEEESVFHAKPVRAGQNRKNSRNMQHWPDQEEGSVYKVKDPRKEMRGAQEVVEDEYTKMELPVDQRAAETVEEVIPKSKMTPHSKVGSTDRWRKALTMRNYGSDSEEEEN, from the exons ATGAGCTCTAACACAATTGCTCTGGCCCCTGTGGCCAAGAATGTGATGGTATATCGCAATGGGGACTCCTTCTTCCGTGGAAGGAAGTTTGTGGTGAACCAGCGCCAGTTCCTGACCTTTGAAGCGTTTCTGAATGAGGTGACCAGCACCATTCATGCCTCTGTAGCTGTGAGGAACATCTACACCCCCAGGCAGGGCCACCGGGTCACTGAGCTAGAGGAGCTGCAGAATGGATGCCCGTATGTGGCAGCTGGCTTTGAGCGGTTCAAAAAGTTAGA CTATTTAAACCCTGGAATGAAGCagctcagtgggagcaggaaaaaaaatggcaTGCAG ATCCGCCCCGTTGCTCCCCAGAAGCTGAACATGGCAGCGCGATGGCAGAAGAATGTCCACCTGCCCTGCATTATACA TGTTTTCCGGAATGGGGATTTGCTGAGCCCCCCTTTCCGACTGCTGCTCTCCAAGAGCACCCTGCAGGAGTGGGATGCCATCCTGGGCCTGCTGACTGAGAGAGCCAATCTGCGCAGTGGAGCTGTTCGAAA GCTCTGCCGGCTGGATGGAGTCCCAGTCTCCAGTGGCAAGGAGTTGGTGAACGGTGAATACTATGTGGCGATAGGGGTGGAGAAGTACAAAAATCTGCCCTACTTTGAGCTGCTGGTGCCTGAGAATTCTAAGCACCGGGCATTACG GAACCATCCAAATAACAGACGCAGGATCCACAATCACGGG TTTGGTAAAAGCTATGCCACTTCCCAGGATGGAGCTAGTGATTCTGCCCTCATTGATCCACCTCAGCAG CCAGACTATCGCAGGGTGCAGTCCACAGGAAATGAAGAGAAAGACAAGACCCCTGTTCCTTCtccagcagtgcacagacaagccGGGAAATATCCATGCAAAGAGGAAGAGTCTGTTTTCCATGCTAAGCCTGTCCGTGCAGGACAAAACAGGAAGAATAGCAGGAACATGCAACACTGGCCTGACCAAG AAGAGGGAAGTGTCTATAAAGTGAAAGACCCGAGGAAGGAGATGCGAGGTGCCCAGGAAGTTGTGGAGGACGAATACACAAAGATGGAGCTACCTGTTGATCAG agAGCTGCCGAGACTGTGGAAGAAGTTATACCAAAAAGCAAAATGACTCCTCACAGCAAG GTTGGGAGCACTGACAGATGGCGGAAGGCCTTGACAATGCGAAATTACGGCAGTGACTCGGAGGAGGAAGAGAACTGA
- the EIF3I gene encoding eukaryotic translation initiation factor 3 subunit I, whose amino-acid sequence MKPILLQGHERSITQIKYNREGDLLFTVAKDPIVNVWYSINGERLGTYSGHTGAVWCVDADWDTRHVLTGSADNSCRLWDCETGKQLALVKTNSAVRTCGFDFGGNIIMFSTDKQMGYQCFVSFFDLRDPSQIESDEPYMKIPCNESKITSAVWGPLGEFIIAGHENGELNQFSAKSGEVLVNVKEHTKQINDIQTSRDMTMFITASKDNSAKLFDSTTLEHQKSFRTERPVNSAALSPIFDHVVLGGGQEAMDVTTTSTRIGKFEARFFHLGVEEEFGRIKGHFGPINSVAFHPDGKSYSSGGEDGYVRIHYFDPQYFEFEFEA is encoded by the exons ATG AAACCTATACTGTTGCAAGGGCATGAGAGGTCCATTACTCAAATAAAGTATAACCGTGAAGGAGACCTACTCTTTACAGTAGCCAAAGATCCT ATTGTCAATGTTTGGTATTCAATCAATGGAGAGAGGCTTGGCACTTACAGTGGCCACACTGGAGCTGTCTGGTGTGTGGATGCAGATT GGGACACAAGACACGTGCTTACTGGCTCTGCAGACAACTCCTGCCGGCTCTGGGACTGTGAAACAG GAAAGCAGCTTGCGTTGGTGAAGACCAACTCAGCTGTGCGAACCTGCGGCTTTGACTTTGGAGGAAACATCATCATGTTCTCCACAGATAAGCAGATGGGGTATCAGTGTTTTGTTAGCTTCTTTGACCTTCGTGACCCCAGCCAGATTG AAAGCGACGAGCCTTACATGAAAATCCCATGCAATGAGTCTAAAATCACTAGCGCTGTGTGGGGCCCTCTTGGTGAATTCATCATCGCGGGGCACGAAAATGGAGAGCTGAACCAGTTCAGTGCCAAG TCAGGGGAGGTCCTTGTGAATGTCAAGGAGCACACCAAGCAGATCAATGACATCCAGACCTCCAGGGACATGACCATGTTTATCACTGCCTCCAAGGACAACTCGGCCAAG CTGTTTGACTCCACGACACTTGAGCATCAGAAATCGTTCCGGACCGAGCGGCCTGTCAACTCTGCAGCTCTTTCCCCCATCTTTGATCAC GTAGTATTGGGTGGTGGACAAGAAGCCATGGATGTGACCACAACCTCTACCAGGATTGGCAAATTCGAGGCAAG GTTCTTCCACCTGGGTGTTGAAGAAGAGTTTGGGAGAATCAAGGGTCATTTTGGTCCAATAAACAGTGTTGCTTTCCATCCTGACGGAAAGAG TTACAGCAGTGGAGGTGAAGATGGTTACGTTCGCATCCATTACTTCGACCCACAGTACTTTGAGTTTGAATTTGAAGCTTGA
- the IQCC gene encoding IQ domain-containing protein C — translation MAAEQQRLVMTLQAYVRGYLVRKRFHSLQEDYENTVKEIEGDLGQLQWKGRFIPTPFFPQKKQMKVKRLIDQESGSKDQNNTDKGQQKLCPLETLEPEKDCDCRSYLKPPAQLQGEEMVSRGESNRVKQNPERAADKSTGQDCSLSGENMEWKNYSNASSVWSSTVPETGSTAVSQELPSKSIKQELPQTLPDLQCYRNHLAMELLWLQQAIVSRKNYLILRQRLGTPER, via the exons GCCTATGTCAGGGGTTATCTTGTGAGGAAGAGGTTCCATAGCTTACAGGAGGACTATGAGAACACGGTAAAGGAGATTGAAGGGGATTTGGGTCAGTTGCAGTGGAAAGGACGCTTCATACCAACGCCTTTCTTTCCTCAAAAG AAGCAGATGAAAGTAAAGCGATTAATTGATCAGGAGTCTGGATCCAAAGACCAGAACAACACTGATAAAGGGCAGCAAAAGCTTTGTCCTCTTGAGACACTAGAACCAGAAAAGGACTGTGACTGTAGGAGTTACTTGAAACCTCCAGCCCAGCTTCAAGGTGAGGAGATGGTTTCAAGAGGTGAAAGCAACAGAGTGAAGCAAAATCCAGAGCGTGCTGCAGATAAATCCACTGGACAGGACTGCAGCTTGTCAGGGGAGAATATGGAATGGAAGAACTATAGCAATGCATCATCTGTATGGAGCAGCACTGTTCCGGAGACAGGGTCTACTGCAGTCAGCCAGG AGCTCCCATCCAAGAGCATAAAACAGGAGCTGCCTCAAACTCTTCCTGACCTCCAGTGCTATCGAAATCACTTGGCCAtggagctgctgtggctgcaACAAGCTATCGTGAGCCGTAAGAAT TATTTGATCCTGAGGCAAAGGCTGGGGACTCCCGAGCGATAG
- the TMEM234 gene encoding transmembrane protein 234 isoform X2 yields the protein MASAGEVSALVLVAILWGGTNPFLKTGTEGLEKVKQRNRVLQLLAEMKFLCLNYKYMVPFLFNQCGSIIYYLTLASTDLSLAVPLCNSLALIVTVVTGKTLGEDIGGKRAVVGMLLTILGVGLCIAGSVNE from the exons ATGGCCTCTGCGG GGGAAGTGTCTGCACTGGTCCTAGTGGCTATTCTGTGGGGAGGGACAAACCCATTTTTGAAGACGGGGACAGAGGGACTGGAGAAGGTGAAGCAAAGGAACCGGGTGCTGCAGCTGCTTGCAGAGATGAAATTCCTGTGCCTCAATTATAAG TACATGGTGCCATTTCTGTTTAACCAGTGTGGATCAATAATCTACTACCTCACATTGGCATCCACAG ACCTGTCCCTGGCGGTGCCTCTCTGTAACTCTCTGGCTTTGATAGTCACAGTAGTAACTGGGAAGACTCTTGGGGAAGACATTGGTGGTAAAA GAGCAGTGGTAGGAATGCTGCTTACTATCTTGGGAGTTGGTCTATGTATAGCTGGTTCTGTGAACGAGTGA
- the DCDC2B gene encoding doublecortin domain-containing protein 2B isoform X4: protein MSSNTIALAPVAKNVMVYRNGDSFFRGRKFVVNQRQFLTFEAFLNEVTSTIHASVAVRNIYTPRQGHRVTELEELQNGCPYVAAGFERFKKLDYLNPGMKQLSGSRKKNGMQIRPVAPQKLNMAARWQKNVHLPCIIQLCRLDGVPVSSGKELVNGEYYVAIGVEKYKNLPYFELLVPENSKHRALRNHPNNRRRIHNHGFGKSYATSQDGASDSALIDPPQQPDYRRVQSTGNEEKDKTPVPSPAVHRQAGKYPCKEEESVFHAKPVRAGQNRKNSRNMQHWPDQEEGSVYKVKDPRKEMRGAQEVVEDEYTKMELPVDQRAAETVEEVIPKSKMTPHSKSKLWFQIPHCVGGNVNMSITGMYNKWRLHHGLQQCGTLGDLEGRLEEDRDTNFLHRILHVN from the exons ATGAGCTCTAACACAATTGCTCTGGCCCCTGTGGCCAAGAATGTGATGGTATATCGCAATGGGGACTCCTTCTTCCGTGGAAGGAAGTTTGTGGTGAACCAGCGCCAGTTCCTGACCTTTGAAGCGTTTCTGAATGAGGTGACCAGCACCATTCATGCCTCTGTAGCTGTGAGGAACATCTACACCCCCAGGCAGGGCCACCGGGTCACTGAGCTAGAGGAGCTGCAGAATGGATGCCCGTATGTGGCAGCTGGCTTTGAGCGGTTCAAAAAGTTAGA CTATTTAAACCCTGGAATGAAGCagctcagtgggagcaggaaaaaaaatggcaTGCAG ATCCGCCCCGTTGCTCCCCAGAAGCTGAACATGGCAGCGCGATGGCAGAAGAATGTCCACCTGCCCTGCATTATACA GCTCTGCCGGCTGGATGGAGTCCCAGTCTCCAGTGGCAAGGAGTTGGTGAACGGTGAATACTATGTGGCGATAGGGGTGGAGAAGTACAAAAATCTGCCCTACTTTGAGCTGCTGGTGCCTGAGAATTCTAAGCACCGGGCATTACG GAACCATCCAAATAACAGACGCAGGATCCACAATCACGGG TTTGGTAAAAGCTATGCCACTTCCCAGGATGGAGCTAGTGATTCTGCCCTCATTGATCCACCTCAGCAG CCAGACTATCGCAGGGTGCAGTCCACAGGAAATGAAGAGAAAGACAAGACCCCTGTTCCTTCtccagcagtgcacagacaagccGGGAAATATCCATGCAAAGAGGAAGAGTCTGTTTTCCATGCTAAGCCTGTCCGTGCAGGACAAAACAGGAAGAATAGCAGGAACATGCAACACTGGCCTGACCAAG AAGAGGGAAGTGTCTATAAAGTGAAAGACCCGAGGAAGGAGATGCGAGGTGCCCAGGAAGTTGTGGAGGACGAATACACAAAGATGGAGCTACCTGTTGATCAG agAGCTGCCGAGACTGTGGAAGAAGTTATACCAAAAAGCAAAATGACTCCTCACAGCAAG agtaAACTCTGGTTCCAAATCCCTCACTGTGTGGGTGGGAATGTCAACATGTCCATCACGGGAATGTACAATAAATGGAGATTACACCATGGACTCCAGCAGTGTGGAACTTTGGGAGACTTAGAAGGGAGGTTGGAGGAAGATCGGGACACTAATTTTTTGCATAGGATTCTGCACGTAAATTAA
- the TMEM234 gene encoding transmembrane protein 234 isoform X1 gives MASAGEVSALVLVAILWGGTNPFLKTGTEGLEKVKQRNRVLQLLAEMKFLCLNYKYMVPFLFNQCGSIIYYLTLASTDLSLAVPLCNSLALIVTVVTGKTLGEDIGGKSKSYFSAVLLYMCSAHSLAFSTIP, from the exons ATGGCCTCTGCGG GGGAAGTGTCTGCACTGGTCCTAGTGGCTATTCTGTGGGGAGGGACAAACCCATTTTTGAAGACGGGGACAGAGGGACTGGAGAAGGTGAAGCAAAGGAACCGGGTGCTGCAGCTGCTTGCAGAGATGAAATTCCTGTGCCTCAATTATAAG TACATGGTGCCATTTCTGTTTAACCAGTGTGGATCAATAATCTACTACCTCACATTGGCATCCACAG ACCTGTCCCTGGCGGTGCCTCTCTGTAACTCTCTGGCTTTGATAGTCACAGTAGTAACTGGGAAGACTCTTGGGGAAGACATTGGTGGTAAAAGTAAGTCATACTTCAGTGCAGTGCTTTTATATATGTGCTCTGCACACAGCTTAGCATTCAGCACCATACCTTGA
- the DCDC2B gene encoding doublecortin domain-containing protein 2B isoform X2 — translation MSSNTIALAPVAKNVMVYRNGDSFFRGRKFVVNQRQFLTFEAFLNEVTSTIHASVAVRNIYTPRQGHRVTELEELQNGCPYVAAGFERFKKLDYLNPGMKQLSGSRKKNGMQIRPVAPQKLNMAARWQKNVHLPCIIHVFRNGDLLSPPFRLLLSKSTLQEWDAILGLLTERANLRSGAVRKLCRLDGVPVSSGKELVNGEYYVAIGVEKYKNLPYFELLVPENSKHRALRNHPNNRRRIHNHGPDYRRVQSTGNEEKDKTPVPSPAVHRQAGKYPCKEEESVFHAKPVRAGQNRKNSRNMQHWPDQEEGSVYKVKDPRKEMRGAQEVVEDEYTKMELPVDQRAAETVEEVIPKSKMTPHSKSKLWFQIPHCVGGNVNMSITGMYNKWRLHHGLQQCGTLGDLEGRLEEDRDTNFLHRILHVN, via the exons ATGAGCTCTAACACAATTGCTCTGGCCCCTGTGGCCAAGAATGTGATGGTATATCGCAATGGGGACTCCTTCTTCCGTGGAAGGAAGTTTGTGGTGAACCAGCGCCAGTTCCTGACCTTTGAAGCGTTTCTGAATGAGGTGACCAGCACCATTCATGCCTCTGTAGCTGTGAGGAACATCTACACCCCCAGGCAGGGCCACCGGGTCACTGAGCTAGAGGAGCTGCAGAATGGATGCCCGTATGTGGCAGCTGGCTTTGAGCGGTTCAAAAAGTTAGA CTATTTAAACCCTGGAATGAAGCagctcagtgggagcaggaaaaaaaatggcaTGCAG ATCCGCCCCGTTGCTCCCCAGAAGCTGAACATGGCAGCGCGATGGCAGAAGAATGTCCACCTGCCCTGCATTATACA TGTTTTCCGGAATGGGGATTTGCTGAGCCCCCCTTTCCGACTGCTGCTCTCCAAGAGCACCCTGCAGGAGTGGGATGCCATCCTGGGCCTGCTGACTGAGAGAGCCAATCTGCGCAGTGGAGCTGTTCGAAA GCTCTGCCGGCTGGATGGAGTCCCAGTCTCCAGTGGCAAGGAGTTGGTGAACGGTGAATACTATGTGGCGATAGGGGTGGAGAAGTACAAAAATCTGCCCTACTTTGAGCTGCTGGTGCCTGAGAATTCTAAGCACCGGGCATTACG GAACCATCCAAATAACAGACGCAGGATCCACAATCACGGG CCAGACTATCGCAGGGTGCAGTCCACAGGAAATGAAGAGAAAGACAAGACCCCTGTTCCTTCtccagcagtgcacagacaagccGGGAAATATCCATGCAAAGAGGAAGAGTCTGTTTTCCATGCTAAGCCTGTCCGTGCAGGACAAAACAGGAAGAATAGCAGGAACATGCAACACTGGCCTGACCAAG AAGAGGGAAGTGTCTATAAAGTGAAAGACCCGAGGAAGGAGATGCGAGGTGCCCAGGAAGTTGTGGAGGACGAATACACAAAGATGGAGCTACCTGTTGATCAG agAGCTGCCGAGACTGTGGAAGAAGTTATACCAAAAAGCAAAATGACTCCTCACAGCAAG agtaAACTCTGGTTCCAAATCCCTCACTGTGTGGGTGGGAATGTCAACATGTCCATCACGGGAATGTACAATAAATGGAGATTACACCATGGACTCCAGCAGTGTGGAACTTTGGGAGACTTAGAAGGGAGGTTGGAGGAAGATCGGGACACTAATTTTTTGCATAGGATTCTGCACGTAAATTAA